From a single Lineus longissimus chromosome 16, tnLinLong1.2, whole genome shotgun sequence genomic region:
- the LOC135500855 gene encoding nuclear apoptosis-inducing factor 1-like, whose amino-acid sequence MVVKRFMSSINIAKTCAQLSAAEENGKIVRKKNFTDKEVALLLDLAEPHIKLLTSKLTNTVTNKLKKSVWYDISRKINAQGVEQRTWREIKCKWQGLTSGAKNKIAKEKRKIGGGSGPRPLDPVSPKIVSLFGDSPSWAGISCGVESAVPSTSAALPTAPNARSNGSSKTAPEMLAQLATGFPPPTQLEDSQHSYEYNEEQRELMRLVEEASGRWESEQEPSQPVSTDSEFNATKEMAIATEQRGEKGKSKGKGKGKKTSSASTQLPATDGQLSTIDCVKTRRCICPVQHALLLKELSNAALNEKKMKLEILKLEKDLNC is encoded by the exons ATGGTTGTGAAAAGGTTCATGAGTAGCATCAACATTGCTAAGACCTGCGCCC AGCTGTCTGCTGCAGAAGAGAATGGTAAAATTGTTAGAAAGAAGAACTTTACGGATAAAGAGGTGGCTCTGCTGCTCGACCTAGCAGAACCACACATCAAGCTCTTAACATCAAAGTTGACAAACACTGTCACCAACAAACTAAAGAAGAGTGTTTGGTATGATATTTCAAGAAAAATTAATGCCCAGGGGGTGGAACAGAGAACTTGGAGGGAAATCAAGTGCAAATGGCAAGGGCTGACAAGTGGAGCCAAGAATAAGATAGCTAAGGAAAAGAGGAAGATCGGAGGTGGATCAGGCCCACGTCCGTTAGACCCCGTGTCACCGAAGATAGTGAGCCTTTTTGGTGACAGCCCAAGCTGGGCTGGAATCTCTTGTGGTGTGGAATCTGCAGTGCCATCAACATCAGCAGCActgccaacagcaccaaatgcCAGGTCAAATGGGTCTTCTAAGACAGCCCCAGAGATGCTGGCTCAACTAGCCACCGGTTTTCCCCCACCTACACAGTTAGAAG ATAGTCAACATTCCTATGAGTACAACGAGGAGCAGAGGGAGCTCATGAGACTTGTTGAAGAGGCCAGTGGAAGATGGGAATCGGAGCAAGAGCCGTCACAACCGGTATCCACAGACTCGGAATTCAACGCAACAAAAGAAATGGCCATCGCCACAGAGCAGAGGGGCGAAAAAGGGAAGAGCAAGGGGAAAGGGAAGGGGAAGAAGACAAGCAGTGCGTCTACTCAACTTCCTGCCACTGATGGACAATTGTCGACTATAGATTGTGTAAAAACACGCCGATGCATCTGCCCTGTCCAGCACGCTTTACTCTTAAAGGAACTGTCGAATGCCGCCCTgaatgaaaagaagatgaaactgGAAATTTTGAAGTTGGAGAAAGATTTAAACTGTTAG